The following DNA comes from Passer domesticus isolate bPasDom1 chromosome 13, bPasDom1.hap1, whole genome shotgun sequence.
GACGGGCCAGCACCAGCCTCCCGTCACCTTTTACCTGCAAGAAGCCGCCAGACCCCCACGAGCGGCCCCAGGCCCGTCCTGCCGCGGGCGGACAGGGCCGGCCGCGGGGCTCCCCGCGCCTCGCCCGGGCCGGCTGCAGGGCCGGGGGCCAGCGTGCCCCCGCTCTCCCCGGGCCGCTGCGGTCTATATAAGGCGTGTAAGACGACACCAGCCCGCTCCCCGCTCGGGAGGGCCGGGGGAAGAGCTGCGTGTCAGGCATTCCCGGCGCCCGGCAGCCGCGCAAGCCCCGGCGAGGCGCCGGGACGGGGCGGCCCGGAGCGGGCGGAcacccccacccctccccgGCGGGACGGGCTCGGCTGCACCGGGGGTCCCCAGAGTGCAcaggctgggcagctctgcttaTTGCTGGGAAGCCCCAACCCGACCCGCGGGGGGCctcgggacccctccccatcccacaccGCTGCCCCCCTCGAGGGGTCGGGGACGCCGGCTCTGCCCTGCACGGGCCCGACCCTCTACCCACCTTCCCCTTAAGCCATGCCACAGGCCTCAGCCCTCCACCCCTCACGCCCCCATCCCCCGCGGCAGAGGACGGAgcccccggcacggcccggctccCCGCACTCACCCGCGGCCAGCGGGGCCCGGCCAAGCGGGCGGGAGCGGAGCGGTGCGGGCCGACGCGGGACTCGAACCCGGGCAccgcccccgcccggcccggccccacCATATATAGGATCGGGAGGGGGCGGAGCCAGCGGGGGCTTCGGCCAATCACCGCGCGCGCCTCTGCCTGCCGGGGCGGGCACGGCGGCGCCCCCTAGCGGCGAGGCTCGAGCTGCCCCCCCCGCTCCTCAGGGCAGCGGCGGAGCCGAGTCCGGGAAGGGCCTTTATTGACCGAACCGGCCGGCACCGGCCACATCAAGCCCAGTCccgcgctccggggctctcccGGCTCAGCAGCCGCACCAGCTTGGCCCGAAGGGTGCTGTGAGGCTTGTGCCCGGAGCGCCCTGACAGCGCCTGCTGCCCTCCGCGCCCCCAGCCCGCGGCGCGGGGGGTCTGTGCCATGGCGGCCCGGTTGTCATAGACCGGCCCCCCGTCACCGCTGTGGCCCTCGGGGGCCTGTCGGCGccccagctcccactgcccttcctcctcctcttcctgggCCCCGGCTGGATGTGGTTCTGCAGTGAAGATGTTCTCGTAGAGATGCTCAGGGAGCGGCTTCCCCACGGCCCAGGGCTCCCCggagcctggctgccctgaCACAAAGAGGGGCTGCTGGCCCCGGGCGATGGAGGCATAGACGATGGGGCAAGAGGCCTCTGGCTCTGGTGGGGTGAAGCGGAGGAGGTTGGCAGGGGGGTGGGAGGCAGGCTGTGTgccccccagggctgggctgggctggggatcGTCGCTCCCagacccccagggctggggctcaaGGCCCTGTGCAAAGAGCTGGGGGTCTGAGACACAGAAGAGTCTGGGGTCCAGGGTGtccttgccctgctgctggcaggcaatggcagcagccacagcccggCAGAGCTCAGGGGCCCGTGGGGTGCTGAAGGTGAAGGTGCCCTCGCCAGAGTCACTGCGGCGGCCAGCCTCGAAGGAGAAGACAGCCTGCAGGGTCAGAGGGGAGAGTGAGGGGCTGCCACCCACCCTGGGCAGGCAACAGCCCCAAGAAGGGAGTGGGGCACTCACCTGGTCCTGGCCAAACTTGCGAAGGAAGGGGTAGGGCCAGGTGAGCAGGGGCTGGCGGGACTGGGGGTCCTTCAGCGTcaggctctggggaagggctgaGAGCAGGTAGTGCCCATGCAGCCCGCAGCGGGTGGCCGCCTCCGTCTGGACCACCAGCACCAAGAATTCAGTCACTGTGGGAGCCAAACAAGCCAGGGGtcagcactgagctgcagccCACCCCAGCCCTCCTCACCACCCCTGCACGTACGGTCCTGCCAGGACGAGTAGAGGGAGTTCTcctccatggggacagcagggccgGGCTGGGTCCTGGCACTGCTTGGCACTGTCTCTTTTGCACCCTGAAACAGCAAGGGGATGTGAGTATTACCTGGGATGGGGTAGGGGGGAAAGGACAAatcccctgcctgccctggagcCTCCCAGCTTAGCCAAGCTGGTACCTGGAAggccagctggcagagctgggtgatCCATTCGTCGCGCTGCTCGGCTGCCAGCACATAGCTCTTCTCGGTGGTGGTGAGGTAGAAGGCAGCAGTGGCTTTGGGGCAGCTCTCCGTGCCCGCCGGGCCCACAGAGACGCAGTCAGAGAGGCGGATCACCCGGCGGGCACACCTCTGCAGGGACATCTTCTCTGGGGCCGTGCCATCATCCCGCACATCGAACTTCTCCATGCGGGCCACGCCGGACGGGCTGGCGGCAAACAGCTGGGCTCGCATCTTCCTCCAGCACCTCTAATGCACGGGAAGGGCAAAGGCAGGGGAAAAACAGGTCAGCAAAGAGCTGGCTGCTGCATCTGGCAGCACTGCCCTCCATACAGGGCATGAGGGGCATAGGGGAGTCCTGGCCTGCACCCACCAGATGCTGTTGGAGGGCACAGAGAAcaggggccagcacagagccctgactgtggggcagggcaggcCCAAAGCTGGGCTGAGGGGGGCCTGGCCCCGAGCGGGCTTGGCATGGCTCACTGGGTGAGTCACACTCACTCCCGGCTCCCTGAGCACCAGGTCCTGCTCTTTGTTCCCTGCTGCAAGTGCTGGCCTGCCGACCTGCAGCTGAGCTCTCAAGCTGTTCTCAGGACAGACCCTGATGCAAATTAAAGCCATTTTGAGCTGCAAAGGCTCCTGCTGACAGCCTCACATCTGCTGAGCAGCCTGCTTCCTCCCAGGGgagcctctgcagcaccagcaccttTCCAGTCTGTCATGGGATAGCGGGGGCGCGTGCCACCATGAACCTCAAAAGTGCAGCAGAGCCTCCGCCCTGCAGGAACCAGATGCAGCCAAGCACCCAAAATacccaccacccccagcccacctgcCTGCTCCATGGCAGGGCACCAGCTCCCCACACACAGGGCTGCCTGCTGTGCTTCCAGGGCTTGGTCCTTGTTCAGCAGGGAGGTCCGAGTGCGATTGCAGCCCCACAGGACACGGCCACCCTGCCGTGGCGTGAGCAGTGTGCCAGCAGGACCTACTTTGCCAACACCCAAGAGCCCCCTGGAGCTGGCCCGACCCCAGGTACCCACCGTGTCACCCACACCCTGTCCTGAGGGCTGTGGCACTCACTGTCCCCTCCAAGggcacagaggagcagcccaAGCCACGAGGGTGTCGCTGGATGGTGCTGgccccccagggctgggccaaTGGGGGGCACAGAGACATGTCCCacatgtcccatgtccccagggccccactcacacacacacacacacacacacacacacacacacacgctgGAGCTGCGCCATATTAACGCATGTTTATTCTTCCATTGAGAATCACATGGTGACCAAGCAAGAAGAACCCAACACACGGGCGAGCCAGAGCGGGTGCCCAACAGATGAGTCCCCTCAGCTCCATGGGAAAGCCCCAGTTAtggagctgctgagcccagggctCCCCCAAGGATAGCTCCAATGGGtctggctccttcccaggccactgagggcccagccccaggcccgGCATCATGACAAATCAGGGCAAACCCTCTAccaaccccaaatccacccttTACCTTTCCAAATTTGGTGTGCTGCACATAAAGGATCCC
Coding sequences within:
- the DOK3 gene encoding docking protein 3; translated protein: MERPVKDGILYVQHTKFGKRCWRKMRAQLFAASPSGVARMEKFDVRDDGTAPEKMSLQRCARRVIRLSDCVSVGPAGTESCPKATAAFYLTTTEKSYVLAAEQRDEWITQLCQLAFQGAKETVPSSARTQPGPAVPMEENSLYSSWQDLTEFLVLVVQTEAATRCGLHGHYLLSALPQSLTLKDPQSRQPLLTWPYPFLRKFGQDQAVFSFEAGRRSDSGEGTFTFSTPRAPELCRAVAAAIACQQQGKDTLDPRLFCVSDPQLFAQGLEPQPWGSGSDDPQPSPALGGTQPASHPPANLLRFTPPEPEASCPIVYASIARGQQPLFVSGQPGSGEPWAVGKPLPEHLYENIFTAEPHPAGAQEEEEEGQWELGRRQAPEGHSGDGGPVYDNRAAMAQTPRAAGWGRGGQQALSGRSGHKPHSTLRAKLVRLLSRESPGARDWA